The Sorex araneus isolate mSorAra2 chromosome 7, mSorAra2.pri, whole genome shotgun sequence nucleotide sequence CCTAAACACtcttggaggctccttcagggccAATCGTGACCCCCAAGAACATGTTCCTGGAGGAGGGGTGCTCCTTTCTTACAGTGACAGCACAGAGCTTCCTGCTGGCTAACAGACAGCACAGAAGCGCTGGAGACTTGGAggcttaattaattttgttttagttttctcatCTCAAAATTGGAACAATGTTTTCTACCTCACAGCTGGCACTGAGGGGGAAGTGAAATAACGGTTAGAAAACACCTGACACGTCCTAGCCATCAAGTTTCTTCTCTTCGTGTTTGGAACATCAACCCACTCTGTCATCTTGAGGGATGACTCTACCATCTGTGTGCTCTGTGTCGTAGCAGAGAAAGTATGCAGGACTGTATAGAGAACAAGTGCCTCTCAGAAGTGCTCTTTGGTAAAAGGCTAATGGGACCTATAAAGgaacaagaattttattttattttatttatttattttttaataaatttgtttatttttaattaatgaatcaccatgagggtacagttacggatttatacacatctgtgcttatgcttcccccatacaaagttcgggaacccatcccttcaccagtgcccatattccaccaccagtaaactcagcatccctcccatcctccccaatcccatctcccccccaccctaccctgtcactgtggcagggcattcccttctgttctctccctctaattagttattgtggtttgcaataaaggtgttgagtggccactgtgctcagtctctagccctcattcagcccgcaactcccttctcccacatggcctttgactacattatagttggtgatcccttctctgagttgccctttccccagaatgtgaggccagcctcctagccatggagtcaacctcctggtagttgtttctacaattcttgggtgttagtctcccactctgttattctatatgtcatagatgagtgcaatctttctatgtctgtctctctctttctgactcatttcacttagcatgaaacttttcatgccgatccacttaattaaaaaatttgtgacctccttttttctaacagctgcatagtattccattgtatagatgtaccaaagtttcctcaaccagtcatccgaggaacaagaattttaaaactctGTGCTtggcagaataaaataaaatagaataaaataaatttgtcattaCAAATTAGGACACGATCGAGCTGCCCTTGAAATTGAAAGGGACTTCCATGGGGTAGACTGAGGCTTATGTGCAGAGGGTCCCATCCCAGGGACATATCGTTCTAGACTCCTGTAAGGATCTTGCTTACTGACCCCAGATAATACTGAAATCTTAGAACTTTTCGGCTCTTCAATACTCTTTGTTAGGGCTCACCCCAAACTTAGGCAGGCAACAAATACTGAAATTCAGTTATTAATGAAAATGTTACATCCAAAAAGCTGCAGCATTGAAAGgtaatcaaagagagaagaaaagagtagCAGAGGATGAGAAATGTCCATGTCAGTTAAGCTGTAATTAGAAAATCACAATATCATGATATTTGAATTGAACTTTCCctcactgtgagatttgttatacAGGGAAGTTTCAAGCATTTCAGATAAAATTCAAAGAAGTTGAACATGAATTATGAAAACAATGAAGGAGCTGGGAGAGCTGATTTATGAGGGAAGATGAAAAGATACTGTGGACAGCGTGGCTGACTGAAGAGCAGATCCTCTAATAACTATGCATTCTTGAAGTGCATAAgcactaagaaaaaaatagtaagtttGGGGGTGTGGAAAACATGAATAATGGAATCAATTAAGTACAGGAAAATAGgctgaatataaaatttaaaatacctaTTTCTGGATGTTTTAGATGTGCCTCTTGAGATACTTTCagtgttaaatattttcttaatattttcaatctctttatttaaataaaagaagcaaaagacTCTGGAGGGTTTTGTTTGAAAGACTCAGTGGTTGGATCTGGGGCGATAATCTTCAAGAGGTATGTCCATATAGCCGCTGGTGGGCTCCCAACTCACAGCAGGGTTTCTGGGGATTCTTTTCGGTCCCCGAGAGGGAAGCTGTGGGTCTTCAATGCCATGGTCAGGGTACATAGCCACTTCTCAGGGCGAGTCTGGTTTCCTTCAGGAATGGGAAACTTCAGAAGTCTAAGAGCACGGTTGCTCAAGGCCCTGATTGAGGAGACAGAAGCCACCAACTCAACTGACAATTAGGCAGGGATTTGGGAATCCCAGGCTGACTGCCACAGGCTGAGCACACACCTGGATGACTGCTAGTTCCTCAACTGTTGAGCTCCAGAGTGAACATTTCTTGTGTGAGCTCAGGAAAAGGTccgtgttttctttttcttttcttttttttaattgaattaccatgagatatagttacaaagcttacatgtttgagttttggtcatacaataatggaacacccatcccttcaccagtgcacattctctaccaccaaaattcccagtataccccgccccccatccctcgctctactttgattaccttcactatttcgacaccagtcccaccgttattatttggaattttcccgccAACACTCAAATCTGCCAAAAgacaatggcagacaatttattttgtattgcttgttataaatagctccttaaattctaaaatttgagataattagggtctggagagatctctgcagtgagctgctggaatctgagattcttttgtatgtctctggatcatggccattaaggagcttataTAGTAgctggaggcagttcgtgggtgtcatctcagggtcccatgGGGCTGAGGGATgaaggaccagcccatcccctatcctgAGCAGCATTTGCCATTACtgctcctgcatacctgggcttctcattgggttctggaagatggcagccaccagAATCcctagggggcaggtgagggacagcacctgctcccccCTGCAGTAGCCCAGTGTAATTGGCCTGgtgcaaagtctggaggcatctctgcagtgagatgctcggttctgagattcttttgtgtgtccccAGGTCCatgttgtctttcttcttcttttttaattgaatcaccatgtggaaagttacaaagttctcaggtttatatctcagttatacaatattcaaacacccatcccttcaccagtgcccatattccaccacccaccaaaaaccccagtatacctcccgcccccgcctccctacccccaactgcataactgatgaatttcacttcattttctctttaccttgattacattccatatttaaacacaaaactcactattgttgttggagtttccccccaagaaagaagccctactaccaaggaagcatttgataattagctttccattgctgagaatgaggagatatgtagccccactgcttcaagtacataactcttttttccccctttttccttttccttttttttttatcccccttcctgagcctcataatatggtggatgccacgctgcgtttctccccgaaaatgggaaacaaccgggaaagaggaatatttcctcttcttggccggcaTGGGGATGTTGctcagtccagagaaatggctgctactttgattaccttcaatatttcaacaaaaaactcactgttattatttgaagtttcccccccaagtcagacctgctaaaaaggaaccgtttcacattgctgacaattaagagatgttaagtcggttttggatttctgtataaagtccagggaaaattctgccagaaattgcatagcccatctcacagtcccagtgcattgctgtaagaagctgcgctggatgcccaaatgtgttaggtctctggaatcaaagtctttaaggGCAGAGAGTCtgtttccctctcagcagctcaggatttatctgggccaagggcgtgctggttacacccacttcccatgatttcctaggagccccaagtgtaaaaaccgtatacctctgggttaggagtcttagaagatggctcctgccatgtggatattgctgctgccaccattttccatgcagaaagacagggtggagaggaaagatccatccccgggcagcacggagttgtagcccagttcacagtcccagtgcattgctgtaagaagctgcgctggacgcccaaatgtgttaggtctctggaatcaaagtctttaggcacagaggtcACAGGTCCATGTTTTCTAAGGCTAAGTTTCTGCTTTGTGAAATGGGGCAGTTGCTGAATTGCTAGGCTTGTAGGATGATATTAGGGTCGTATTTATGAACTCAGACCCATATCCAACTGAGAAAACATGCAGCAAATCTTACTGATGACTGTTGTTCCTAGCCCACCCTCTCTCCTGAGCGTGCCCTTCATCACCACAGCCTTGGGTGAGGGCCCTCAACAGTCCTTTGTGGGGGAGCAAAGGGTCAGAAGATAATGTTATTATTCTCTGAGAAGGTCTGGGGTATCTCATACCTATATAGGTTACAGGAAATCCACCATAGTCTAAcacagtgtttcttttttttgctttttttgttctaatttttaatactatatttttataaatgtttattaaaatataatcatttttacatagtattcattttagaaattttaagaaCCTTATCTTCAATTACAATGTTATATGCAttctttttgaatatttaaaatatatgacctTTGTATTCTTTATCAGAAAAAATCTGGTTGTTTTCTTTGAAAGCAAACCAACTCCACCTATTATGTTTCATATATTTGTCTATCAAGTTCTTAAAGAAACAATCTGCAATTTACAAAAGACATTACTTTTTCTTGATGAGCATGTCACATGAAAATTTCTGCACATAAATAAGTATCTGTTAAACAGAAACATGGAATTTACATGCTTTATCATGTAGTTTCTTTCAGAatgaattttattatctcttgAAGCTCCCAAAGTCTAAAGTAATCATATCTCTTTGGTTTAATAGGTAAAAAAATTCATTGGATTGGGTTTTAGAAATCTGATTCAATTCTTAGCTATATGAGGAATAACTGTAACAATGGGAAATTCACATAATCATTCTGCAGCCTTCCTTAGTCATAACTAAAAATTAATGCCTAAGAGCCAAGCAGTTGCTAGACATTAGAGATAGAATGATGAACATGATAGAAACAGTTTATGCACATGTCTTTAGAGGCTTAAACTCTGGAAAGGTGGGATGTTTAAGCAAATTGCTTCAAATCTTATTGTGTGGTTTGAGTATTACATCAAATTCTGTAGCCTGAAGTTAATATTATACTAATTTCCATATTATCTTGAAAAAAGctgtaaaatattaaagatttctGAAGTGAAAATTTGTAAAATAGCTTAATACAGAAGTAGGTTTTACAAATTGATTTCTGAAGATGAAACATTTTTAGAATTATAAAAtcaaatgttttgaaatattttttttcttgcacttCTATTACCATTTTTAGAATCCCGATTCTCTTATCTGAAGCTTTTCATGCATTCAGATATTTTGCATGATGTCCGATGTGATCATTAATAAAGGTTGAAATGAAGTAGTAGCTATGATAATAACCCTCTTGTAATCTAATAACCACggagattttcttttctgtgtagGCTGCTATGAAATTATCAGGTAATAACTGTCCATCTGAAAGAAACTGGTCATCTTTTCCTTGGTCAACTAGTATGTCCAGCTGAGAACCTGGATAAGAAGTCACAAGATGGGTAGCATCGTAACTCTTCCATTTACTTTGATCTGTTCCCAAGTATCCACCAAAGGCTTTTTTGCCCCAAGGACACAGCACTGGATTACAAATTAGAGCAAATGCTGACACAGATTTATATTTTCCAGGATTATTCAAAGTACAAATCAGAGCTCCATGGCCTTCCATTGAGTGGCCAAAAATGGACATCCTTTGGGGATCCACTGGAAAATTGGCATTTCTGAGCTGGGGAAGCTCCTCTGTTACGTAAGAATACAGTCTGTAGTTAGTTTTCCATGGATTTTCAGTAGCATCCACATAAAAACCAGCACCCGTACCAAATTCCCAGCTCTCATCTTCTCCTTTAATATTGCAGCCACGGGGGCTGGTATCTGGAGCAATGACAACAAGGCCATATTCTGAGGCAGCTTGATGATAACCagattttgatataaaattttgTTCTGTGCAAGTTAAACCAGAGAGCCAATATAGTGCAGGGCATTTTGCAGTTTCTGCCTTTGGTGGCAAGTAGATAGCAAATTTCATTTTGCACTTCAGTTCAACACTGTCATGTTTAAATACTTTCTGCAGCCCTCCAAAGCACTTGCTACTGGAAATCTGTTTCAATGCCATTCTTCTCCTCGGGCAAAAGCAGCGTGGATGCTCGCGGCGCTGGCGGAAAGGCCTAACACAGTGTTTCTTAATGCTCATGACTTCCCCACCCCTTCCAAACTTGTTTCTTTCCTGTGCTCCCTTAACCCCTATCCTATCAGTTGTTTCCTAGTCTCATTTAGTGGCCCCCACTTTCTGATTTTTCAATTGTATGTCCTTTGAGTTAACCTTGGGGACCACAGCTCCTTGGTCCCTGATTGAGAAATGTGGGGGGCTGACATAGCTGAATAACATTACTGAAAGAGAAATTTAGCCTTACTATATTTCATTATGAATAATTATCACTTTGGTTATTTCTCTCCTCTCAAGACTTAATTTTCAGGTTTTATTTGCCTTCTTTCTGTTTCAAATTTCAAAAATCcttatttgtatttccctatGATTTTGTGATTCCTGGTCTCACTAGGAGCTCCCCAACTCCTTCCTGGAAGAAATCAAGATAGGAGCAATTAAGTGAAATGCatgccagtgacagtgaagagGGAGACTGTCTACTGTTTAGAAACATGCCCATGGCATTAAAGAACAGAGATGTACAAGGCT carries:
- the LOC101548059 gene encoding S-formylglutathione hydrolase-like; amino-acid sequence: MALKQISSSKCFGGLQKVFKHDSVELKCKMKFAIYLPPKAETAKCPALYWLSGLTCTEQNFISKSGYHQAASEYGLVVIAPDTSPRGCNIKGEDESWEFGTGAGFYVDATENPWKTNYRLYSYVTEELPQLRNANFPVDPQRMSIFGHSMEGHGALICTLNNPGKYKSVSAFALICNPVLCPWGKKAFGGYLGTDQSKWKSYDATHLVTSYPGSQLDILVDQGKDDQFLSDGQLLPDNFIAAYTEKKISVVIRLQEGYYHSYYFISTFINDHIGHHAKYLNA